The Mauremys reevesii isolate NIE-2019 linkage group 13, ASM1616193v1, whole genome shotgun sequence genome contains a region encoding:
- the LOC120380988 gene encoding olfactory receptor 14A16-like, translated as MSYRTNMTEFLLLGFSDVRELQILHFVVFLVIYLAGLMGNLLIITAVALNHHLHTPMYFFLVNLSILDLGSISVTIPKSMANSLMNTRSISYPGCVTQLFLFLLFAGTDLALLTIMAYDRYVAICQPLHYERVMNRRACVQMAASAWITCIVYSALHTGNTFRLPFCQSNVINQFFCEIPQLLKLTCSDSYLSEIGLLAFSVFLSLNCFVFIIVSYVQIFKTVLRIPSEQGRGKAFSTCLPHLTVVSLFLCTGFFAYLKPTSSSASGLDLMMGVLYSLMPPVMNPIIYSMRNKETKAALKKLFVRRLFTIN; from the coding sequence atgtcctACCGAACTAACATGaccgagttccttctcctgggattctctgatgttcgggagctgcagattttgcactttgtggtgtttctagtgatttacctggcaggcctgatggggaatcttctcatcatTACAGCTGTAGCCCTCAACCAccatcttcacacccccatgtacttcttcctggtgaATCTGTCGATCCTAGACCTCGGCTCCATCTCCgtcaccatccccaaatccatggccaatTCCCTCATGAATACCAGGTCTATTTCTTACCCTGGATGTGTCACTCaactctttctctttctcctcttcgCTGGAACTGATCTTGCCTTACTCACCATTATGGCATACGACCGATAtgtcgccatctgccaaccactgcactacgagagagtgatgaacaggagagcttgtgtccaaatggcagccagtgcctggattaCTTGTATTGTCTACTCTGCCCTGCACACTGGCAACACCTTCAGGTTACCCTTCTGCCAGTCTAATGTCATcaaccagttcttctgtgaaatcccccaaCTACTCAAGCTCACCTGCTCTGACTCATACCTCAGTGAAATTGGGCTTCTTGCCTTTAGTGTGTTTTTAAGTttaaactgctttgtttttataattgtgtcttatgttcagatcttcaaaaccgtgctgagaatcccctctgagcagggccggggtaaagccttctccacctgcctgcctcacctcacagTGGTCTCTTTGTTTCTTTGCACGGGCTTCTTTGCCTATTtgaaacccacctccagctcagcATCAGGTCTGGATCTCATGATGGGTGTTCTCTATTCCCTGATGCCTCCAGTGATGAATCCAATCATTTACAGCATGAGGAACAAAGAGACCAAAGCTGCATTAAAGAAACTGTTTGTACGGAGGTTATTCACCATAAATTAA